The Christensenella timonensis DNA segment CCCCCGCTTTTTTCCAGTCTTCCATGGCGTCCTGGATCGTATAACCGGCATAATAGATGGGGAAGGCCTGGAATACGGGCACGAGGGGGACGCGGTCAGGCTCCCTTACCGCCGCCGCATCCATCACCCTTTTGAGTCTTGCATCATATTCTTCACGTATCGTCATAAAGGATTCCTCCGGGATTTGATACCTGTATTATAGCACAAAACAAAAAACAGGCATATGATTTCCATATGCCTGTTTGCTTGCCTGGAAACTTACAGGGAAAGCCATTTCTCCTGCTTTGCGGATTCAACGATCGCTTCGCACAGCTGCAGCTCGCGCAGGCCTGCTTCAAACGTCGGAAATTCCGGTGTTGCGCCTGTCTTATAACCCTCCGCGCGGATGTAGTTATAGAACTTGGTAGCAAATTGCTTGATCGTATCCGGGAAACCCTCGTTGTGGCCGCCGGGATAGGAGACCAGCTGCGCCGCTTCACGGTGCATGAGCGAAGGATCTTTCATCAGTACATGGTTCGCTTCGTCGCGTTCGCCGATCCACATTTCGTTGGGACGCTCCGTGTTGATCGCGATGGATTTTTTGCTGCCGTAGATCTCGAACCAAATGCGGTTTTTGCGTCCCGCGGCAACCTGGTTGACCGTCATGGAGCCGTGCGCGCCGTTATCGAATTTTAAGAGTACGGACGCGTAATCTTCCGTATTGATCGGAACGTCTGCATAATCATCGGGCGTGAGCACCTTGCCGGAATAAGTCTCGACCGGCTTTAAAGGCTTTTTGCGGGTGGGGTAGAAGGTCGCGAAATCCGCGCATACCTTGTCGATCTTAATGCCTGTCATGAATTCAACGGAATCCAGCCAGTGCGAACCGATGTCTGCTACCGCGCGGGAATCGCCGCTGAATTTTGGCTCCAAACGCCAGCTGTAGTCCGTTTCCTTAAACAGCCAGTCCTGCTGGTAAGAACCGTTGACCGCAAAGATTTTCCCCAGTTCCCCGTTCTGGATCATCGCACGCGCTTCGTGGATGACGGGGTAAAAACGGATGTTGAAGTGCACCGCGTTTGCAAGGCCCTTTTCCTTGGCAAGGGCGATCAGCTCTTTGGCCTGCGCGCTGTTCATCGTGAGCGGCTTTTCGCATACGACATGCTTGCCGGCCAGAAGCGCTTCTTTCGCCATCTGGAAATGGAAGCTGTTGGGTGAGCAGATATGTACGACGTCGATCTCCGGATCGGCCAGCAGTTGCTGATAGTTCCCGTAGCTTTTATCGATAGAAAGCTGCTCCGCTTTTGCTTTTGCCGTTGCGTCGTCGATATCGGCGAGGGCGACAACATCCACAAAGCCTAACCTGCGCAGCGCTTCAATATGTGTAGGCCCGATAAAGCCTGTTCCAATGACGCCAGTTCTGATTT contains these protein-coding regions:
- a CDS encoding Gfo/Idh/MocA family protein, whose amino-acid sequence is MEKIRTGVIGTGFIGPTHIEALRRLGFVDVVALADIDDATAKAKAEQLSIDKSYGNYQQLLADPEIDVVHICSPNSFHFQMAKEALLAGKHVVCEKPLTMNSAQAKELIALAKEKGLANAVHFNIRFYPVIHEARAMIQNGELGKIFAVNGSYQQDWLFKETDYSWRLEPKFSGDSRAVADIGSHWLDSVEFMTGIKIDKVCADFATFYPTRKKPLKPVETYSGKVLTPDDYADVPINTEDYASVLLKFDNGAHGSMTVNQVAAGRKNRIWFEIYGSKKSIAINTERPNEMWIGERDEANHVLMKDPSLMHREAAQLVSYPGGHNEGFPDTIKQFATKFYNYIRAEGYKTGATPEFPTFEAGLRELQLCEAIVESAKQEKWLSL